The following nucleotide sequence is from Telopea speciosissima isolate NSW1024214 ecotype Mountain lineage unplaced genomic scaffold, Tspe_v1 Tspe_v1.0244, whole genome shotgun sequence.
tttccttcatttcttaAAAGCTTACATATGGGGCGAATCCATGTAGTTTTGGTGAGAGGATTGCTATAGGAAGCTGGATTTTTAGCAGAACTCGTTGGGTTCTTCACTGCTGGAGAAGAAGTGATCAAAGAGAGGATAAGTATCCTGTCCTCTCATAAGTGGTTTCCTCCGAGTGAACTGGAATAGTTGCAAAATTTTGTTAGACTCAGAGCACTGGAAAATCGAGTTATCTTCTAGGTATGGATTTAGATACAGTGTCTGCTTTGACTGTTTGAAAAGGTTTTTATGAGCATCATCTATTGAAATCCTCCATTCTCTAGATCCGTTTTGCTAGCCAATTCTAGGGGCCTTGAGTTTGTGTCTTTCGAAGTAAAATCTTTGGTCCAAAATGAGAGAAGAGAACCCATCAGAGAGCCGAACAAAGCTATGCAAGTTTGCTGATCAAAATCAGGTGGTGAGGGCTAACATTAAAGTCGTTAACAACCCATCGAAACTCAAATCTGCTTCAGCTTGGGGTTCACACATTGTCAAAGGGTTCTCAGGGGAAAAGAAAAGTAGGGTGCAGGGCGTGATTCCAAGCAAGAAGCCACCGCTCACCAGTTCAGAGAACTCTAATCAGAGGAATCCTTCTTCTGTGCCGAACCAGTCTCGTGTGAAGAGATCTCTAATCGGAGATTTGCCATGTACAGCCAATCCTGCTCAAGTTCATCCCCATGCTTATAATTCCCATCGCACGAGATCCTCGTCTGATTTATTCCTCGAGTTAGACCATTTGAGAAGCCTACTCCGGGAATCAAAGGAAAGGGAATTGAAACTGCAGGGGGAGCTGTTGGAACATAAGAAGAATTCAAAAATCTGTGATCTGGAAAGGGAGCTTGAATCAAAGAGGAATGAAGCAGAGAATCTTTTTCACCATGTTCGTTTGCTAGAAGCTGAAAAATCAAGCCTTTCTGAGCAAGTGGCATCTCTATCCTCTATTTTAGAAAGCCAAGAAGAAGCACCAAAAAGAGAGAAGCTTGGAAATTCAACAGCTTCACAGAGAAGTCTTGAGATGGAAGTAGTTGAGTTGCGGCGCCTGAACAAGGAATTCCAGCTTCAGAAGAGGAATCTCGCATGCCAACTTTCTTCCGCAGAATCCCAATTGGCTGCTCTTGCAAAGGTTTCTGAGGTATAGTACTTCCATTGCTACAAAATGTTTAGACTGTCCTTCTGTGTCGGCAATATTTATTTGTGTATATTGATCTTTCTTGTTCATCATATGTTCAAAATCTATAATTTAATCTCATTgacattgtttatttttttgccttccactttcctcATCACATGAATTTCCCTTGATTACAAGCAGAGTGAAATTATTGCAAAGGTTGAAGCTGAGGCATCTCTATTGAGGCACACAAATGAAAATCTTTGCAAGCAAGTTGAGGGGCTACAGATGAGTCGGTTGACCGAGGTTGAAGAACTTGTATACCTTAGATGGGTCAATTCATGTTTACGTAATGAATTGCGCAATGCAGGCTCCACAATGGATTCTGAAAAAGTGTGGACTCCAAAGTCAGTGGAGAAGGATAGTGAATCTATTAGCTCTATGTCTCCTTCAAGTAAGGGGTCCTTTGAATTTAGCACTGCAAAGAAACCAAGCATAATGAGCAAGTTCAAAGGGTGGCCTAGAGTAGGTGAGGATTTGTCAGATTTAGAATGTCCACATCATCTGCTTGATAAAGATTGGGTTGACAGACAAGATAGTATGAGCCCCCAAAGAAGACACTCTATTAGTGGATCAAAATGCTGTACAGAAGACTTACTAATGAGCCAGAGAAGACAGTCTGATGGCTTTATTTGTCCAAAAGAAATAGAACAGGATGGAATAGCACTTGATGCTCATAAATATGATCTGGGTGTTATTGAAAGTCCTCAATTCTTTGTGAACAAACAGGAAACCAATAAGATTAGAGCTTCTGTGGATGTTGAGAAGCGAGCATTGCGCATTCCTAATCCTCCTCCAAGGCCTTCAGGTTCCCTCCCTAGTGTAGCCAAGGAAGATGGCATTGCCTCAATTCCAgtaccaccacctccacctcccccGCCACCTCCTCCAAAGCTCTCAATAAGAAGTAACACAAGTGTGGTACAGAGGGCCCCGGAGGTTGTTGAGTTTTACCATTCACTGATGAAGAGGGACTCAAGAAAGGAATCTTCAAACGGAGGAATATGTGATGCACCAGATGTTGCGAATGTCCGTAGCAGCATGATTGGTGAGATTGAGAATAGATCATCCCATTTGCTTGCTGTAAGTTACCATTCTCTTGTTtgctatttttatttatctatttagtTTTTT
It contains:
- the LOC122647860 gene encoding protein CHUP1, chloroplastic-like isoform X4 is translated as MEVVELRRLNKEFQLQKRNLACQLSSAESQLAALAKVSEQSEIIAKVEAEASLLRHTNENLCKQVEGLQMSRLTEVEELVYLRWVNSCLRNELRNAGSTMDSEKVWTPKSVEKDSESISSMSPSSKGSFEFSTAKKPSIMSKFKGWPRVGEDLSDLECPHHLLDKDWVDRQDSMSPQRRHSISGSKCCTEDLLMSQRRQSDGFICPKEIEQDGIALDAHKYDLGVIESPQFFVNKQETNKIRASVDVEKRALRIPNPPPRPSGSLPSVAKEDGIASIPVPPPPPPPPPPPKLSIRSNTSVVQRAPEVVEFYHSLMKRDSRKESSNGGICDAPDVANVRSSMIGEIENRSSHLLAIKADVETQGEFVNSLIREVNGAVYQNIEDVVAFVKWLDDELCFLVDERAVLKHFDWPEKKADTLREAAFGYSDLKKLEAEVSSYEDDPRLPCDIALKKMVTLSEKMEHRVYNLLRTRDMLMHSCKEFQIPMNWMLDTGIISKVIL
- the LOC122647860 gene encoding protein CHUP1, chloroplastic-like isoform X3 encodes the protein MREENPSESRTKLCKFADQNQVVRANIKVVNNPSKLKSASAWGSHIVKGFSGEKKSRVQGVIPSKKPPLTSSENSNQRNPSSVPNQSRVKRSLIGDLPCTANPAQVHPHAYNSHRTRSSSDLFLELDHLRSLLRESKERELKLQGELLEHKKNSKICDLERELESKRNEAENLFHHVRLLEAEKSSLSEQVASLSSILESQEEAPKRVEVVELRRLNKEFQLQKRNLACQLSSAESQLAALAKVSEQSEIIAKVEAEASLLRHTNENLCKQVEGLQMSRLTEVEELVYLRWVNSCLRNELRNAGSTMDSEKVWTPKSVEKDSESISSMSPSSKGSFEFSTAKKPSIMSKFKGWPRVGEDLSDLECPHHLLDKDWVDRQDSMSPQRRHSISGSKCCTEDLLMSQRRQSDGFICPKEIEQDGIALDAHKYDLGVIESPQFFVNKQETNKIRASVDVEKRALRIPNPPPRPSGSLPSVAKEDGIASIPVPPPPPPPPPPPKESSNGGICDAPDVANVRSSMIGEIENRSSHLLAIKADVETQGEFVNSLIREVNGAVYQNIEDVVAFVKWLDDELCFLVDERAVLKHFDWPEKKADTLREAAFGYSDLKKLEAEVSSYEDDPRLPCDIALKKMVTLSEKMEHRVYNLLRTRDMLMHSCKEFQIPMNWMLDTGIISKVIL
- the LOC122647860 gene encoding protein CHUP1, chloroplastic-like isoform X1; translation: MREENPSESRTKLCKFADQNQVVRANIKVVNNPSKLKSASAWGSHIVKGFSGEKKSRVQGVIPSKKPPLTSSENSNQRNPSSVPNQSRVKRSLIGDLPCTANPAQVHPHAYNSHRTRSSSDLFLELDHLRSLLRESKERELKLQGELLEHKKNSKICDLERELESKRNEAENLFHHVRLLEAEKSSLSEQVASLSSILESQEEAPKREKLGNSTASQRSLEMEVVELRRLNKEFQLQKRNLACQLSSAESQLAALAKVSESEIIAKVEAEASLLRHTNENLCKQVEGLQMSRLTEVEELVYLRWVNSCLRNELRNAGSTMDSEKVWTPKSVEKDSESISSMSPSSKGSFEFSTAKKPSIMSKFKGWPRVGEDLSDLECPHHLLDKDWVDRQDSMSPQRRHSISGSKCCTEDLLMSQRRQSDGFICPKEIEQDGIALDAHKYDLGVIESPQFFVNKQETNKIRASVDVEKRALRIPNPPPRPSGSLPSVAKEDGIASIPVPPPPPPPPPPPKLSIRSNTSVVQRAPEVVEFYHSLMKRDSRKESSNGGICDAPDVANVRSSMIGEIENRSSHLLAIKADVETQGEFVNSLIREVNGAVYQNIEDVVAFVKWLDDELCFLVDERAVLKHFDWPEKKADTLREAAFGYSDLKKLEAEVSSYEDDPRLPCDIALKKMVTLSEKMEHRVYNLLRTRDMLMHSCKEFQIPMNWMLDTGIISKVIL
- the LOC122647860 gene encoding protein CHUP1, chloroplastic-like isoform X2; the protein is MREENPSESRTKLCKFADQNQVVRANIKVVNNPSKLKSASAWGSHIVKGFSGEKKSRVQGVIPSKKPPLTSSENSNQRNPSSVPNQSRVKRSLIGDLPCTANPAQVHPHAYNSHRTRSSSDLFLELDHLRSLLRESKERELKLQGELLEHKKNSKICDLERELESKRNEAENLFHHVRLLEAEKSSLSEQVASLSSILESQEEAPKRVEVVELRRLNKEFQLQKRNLACQLSSAESQLAALAKVSEQSEIIAKVEAEASLLRHTNENLCKQVEGLQMSRLTEVEELVYLRWVNSCLRNELRNAGSTMDSEKVWTPKSVEKDSESISSMSPSSKGSFEFSTAKKPSIMSKFKGWPRVGEDLSDLECPHHLLDKDWVDRQDSMSPQRRHSISGSKCCTEDLLMSQRRQSDGFICPKEIEQDGIALDAHKYDLGVIESPQFFVNKQETNKIRASVDVEKRALRIPNPPPRPSGSLPSVAKEDGIASIPVPPPPPPPPPPPKLSIRSNTSVVQRAPEVVEFYHSLMKRDSRKESSNGGICDAPDVANVRSSMIGEIENRSSHLLAIKADVETQGEFVNSLIREVNGAVYQNIEDVVAFVKWLDDELCFLVDERAVLKHFDWPEKKADTLREAAFGYSDLKKLEAEVSSYEDDPRLPCDIALKKMVTLSEKMEHRVYNLLRTRDMLMHSCKEFQIPMNWMLDTGIISKVIL